One genomic region from Chthonomonas calidirosea T49 encodes:
- a CDS encoding cytochrome C oxidase subunit IV family protein, which translates to MATHGSTHTPEEGQHVPHVVSAGTYFLVYVILLVLLVLTVVVSRFDLGALNIIVALLVAVAKTSLVILIFMGVKWASRLAWIWSVFGFIWLLVLFGTLGDYITREWVHLPMGW; encoded by the coding sequence ATGGCAACACATGGTTCAACTCACACGCCTGAGGAAGGGCAGCATGTACCTCATGTGGTATCAGCAGGCACCTATTTCCTTGTCTACGTGATCCTACTCGTTTTGCTGGTCTTAACGGTGGTGGTATCGCGTTTCGACTTAGGGGCGCTAAACATTATAGTGGCGTTGTTGGTCGCAGTTGCGAAGACTTCCTTAGTGATCCTGATCTTTATGGGCGTGAAATGGGCCTCTCGACTTGCCTGGATATGGTCGGTGTTTGGGTTTATTTGGCTTTTAGTGCTGTTTGGTACGTTAGGTGACTACATTACCCGTGAGTGGGTTCACCTCCCAATGGGATGGTAA